The proteins below are encoded in one region of Synchiropus splendidus isolate RoL2022-P1 chromosome 13, RoL_Sspl_1.0, whole genome shotgun sequence:
- the prg4a gene encoding proteoglycan 4a — translation MTPLVKQHSLKKDFPAELNSIASGAHHAGGDPGPQVNIHLVLSPPAGVAGQSPCPHEGGFKSESPVSKRHLGLSTGLGPRPNTLEDLVRALGIKIVDSPGTGVFADHPCSDAPINGVTALLNGTILIFKGQHFWSVDPLTRTISRPQSITRTLGVPAPIDTVFTRSNCAGTTYIIKGDLYWRLDESLRLEPGFPKPLSAEFPGQTRVVSAVLAVPASISRPETLYFFHHGDTMQMFTYPAGSTPTCSLNNTAPTPFSGPADLLQRELNIRVSMKGFPLPVTSALSIPRPLRSNTYEHYVFSGPLFFSVEVSSDLPVVVEPDPSAELTPLLFQRPQNNPASIGPTQPPNSIAAWLQCAQ, via the exons ATGACTCCACTGGTAAAGCAACATTCTCTGAAGAAAGATTTCCCAGCAGAGCTGAATAGCATCGCCTCAGGCGCCCATCACGCTGGCGGTGACCCTGGTCCACAGGTCAACATCCACTTGGTGCTGTCGCCCCCGGCTGGTGTTGCTGGTCAGTCGCCTTGTCCCCATGAAGGAGGTTTTAAAAGTGAGAGTCCAGTCAGTAAGAGGCACCTGGGTTTGTCTACAGGCCTCGGGCCCAGACCCAACACCCTTGAGGACCTGGTCCGGGCGCTCGGCATCAAGATTGTCGATTCACCGGGAAcag GAGTGTTTGCTGACCACCCCTGCAGCGACGCGCCCATCAACGGAGTCACCGCTCTTCTCAACGGAACGATCTTGATATTTAAAG GTCAACATTTTTGGTCGGTGGATCCGCTGACTCGCACCATCAGTCGTCCTCAGAGCATCACCCGCACACTGGGGGTCCCAGCTCCCATTGATACTGTGTTCACTCGCAGTAACTGTGCTGGCACCACCTACATTATCAAG GGAGACCTGTACTGGCGTCTGGATGAGAGTCTTCGTTTGGAACCAGGGTTTCCCAAACCTCTGAGCGCAGAGTTCCCTGGTCAGACCAGGGTGGTATCAGCGGTTCTGGCCGTCCCTGCCTCCATATCCCGACCAGAGACCCTTTACTTCTTTCACCACG GAGACACCATGCAGATGTTCACCTACCCAGCGGGCTCCACCCCGACCTGCAGCTTGAACAACACAGCCCCCACACCCTTCAGCGGCCCAGCTG ATCTGCTGCAGAGAGAACTTAACATTAGGGTTTCCATGAAGGGGTTCCCTCTCCCGGTGACCTCTGCTCTGTCCATCCCACGACCTCTGAGGAGCAACACCTACGAACACTACGTCTTCAGCGGAC CTTTGTTCTTCAGTGTGGAGGTCTCCAGTGACCTGCCAGTCGTGGTAGAGCCCGACCCTTCAGCTGAGCTCACACCCTTACTCTTCCAACGCCCTCAGAACAACCCGGCCAGCATTGGCCCAACCCAGCCCCCCAACTCCATCGCAGCCTGGCTGCAGTGTGCGCAGTAA